A region of bacterium DNA encodes the following proteins:
- a CDS encoding interleukin-like EMT inducer domain-containing protein: MRGPLISFSSPQRFLLVSLLVLGLFWSGHVSSALVGPMSDARMREAADLYSRVEELWRARAAGDRRKMASMMASSSGKKLQSEDMIPFRGGASVPIITDFMVDVITVNCDENLAEAQISFTIAIPGAPVRIPQRQTEIWEKVGAQWFYGRLALQQFGDTSITDVVDVGVTDVVDTSATSPATSAAVKDTFAPDVSERFDRFRIATFWASDAIQVIDSGRSEEGMNLLKQALRIGTPLLWERLVMKGLVGTDAWSQIIPDDKESLLDLVEVLERVGKPEEAVRIIKKSLATHSSDAQILEKLGDVYSTMGMTNDTIAAYGKTVLSIARSDDLHRILWKLGSSLLAAGKNEEAVNALGNAAAADPMAETLQPVLSVLAYALFVKGDFEHALNVYRIVSSFAACSQSSIMGRIGAAAALGNLSETLASSWCADTSDDDIRDELLNVWPKLRRYLRSMGRSASTSYTTGLLAEALGEKKSAGKAFKKALSSNSSHVGSIIHLLSNSSAKEKHTKLPAIIEKNFGLASDMELEALANALSRSPSHSHCANEALPEMPLLFSDGNLSRVALASGLDKDSFARHNETGCLDGATLALDVGESGAYFLSFEITPFGLQGRFRSVIVMLLDGKPIEVVPLEPGKKQFGKVLILSADVHSLQLVHDVFSLKAESNARRADLRKFAISHVTLVPIAELREGSVCERGPAVPVDIVSVSSGAYHGPEGDIFVDGEQVSYQMPGFNIAAIDHASGLLLNSVNLVPADDPSTESKLKALIESLKVSTIVAVAVSSDGAYRATRPINECLNSLGAENGLTLDTSWAQQISEICGVEIEKRDRKTRGMLFPAGFRHSYSLIGAKGVKSGQALEQTGWDKSVIAVAGRNKTAEFLNILSLCKQQLWSECARQLSTFFSEGNVSFVRRLPLYDESFREKVVPLLQSTDPGLFVALGKRLDQCSMPEQALSAFDKSLSVLENPNAYFAKGILLAKMHNYNAAHKAYLSGASISPIPRVMRLEEIVEDIKLTCIDTIFVAASNGVSYHYVNGVRVVLGSNTWTLSAVDPKTGALLCAKTLSKDDPLALAKAIDGFKNGSVIVLAYSGSKPAEISPVLSNAINQSIRRQGLPQNAYKNLVLVGYKLRKPRGFCSASLDGASLMVTRDLEHEQAKIE, encoded by the coding sequence CTATTCAAGGGTGGAAGAGCTGTGGCGCGCCAGGGCGGCCGGTGACAGGAGAAAGATGGCCTCGATGATGGCCTCCTCCTCGGGCAAAAAGCTGCAGTCCGAAGACATGATACCGTTCAGAGGCGGAGCGTCCGTGCCAATTATCACTGATTTCATGGTTGATGTCATCACCGTCAATTGCGATGAGAATCTTGCTGAGGCCCAGATCAGCTTCACGATCGCGATCCCTGGGGCCCCTGTTAGGATTCCACAAAGGCAGACGGAAATATGGGAAAAAGTCGGCGCCCAATGGTTTTACGGCCGCCTCGCACTTCAGCAATTCGGAGACACAAGCATCACTGACGTTGTGGATGTCGGTGTTACGGATGTTGTGGACACATCCGCAACGTCTCCCGCGACCTCGGCTGCGGTCAAGGACACTTTTGCCCCTGATGTCTCAGAGAGATTCGACAGATTCAGGATCGCCACTTTCTGGGCATCAGACGCCATTCAGGTCATCGATTCTGGGCGCAGCGAGGAGGGCATGAATCTGCTCAAACAAGCATTAAGAATAGGCACCCCGCTCTTGTGGGAGAGGCTAGTGATGAAAGGGCTCGTTGGCACAGATGCCTGGAGCCAGATCATCCCGGACGATAAGGAAAGTCTCCTGGACCTGGTCGAGGTCCTTGAGCGTGTTGGCAAACCAGAAGAAGCAGTGAGGATTATCAAAAAATCGTTGGCCACTCACTCCAGCGATGCCCAGATTCTGGAGAAGCTCGGCGACGTTTACTCCACCATGGGTATGACGAACGACACAATAGCTGCATATGGTAAAACAGTTCTCTCAATAGCTCGGTCGGACGACCTTCACAGAATCCTATGGAAGCTCGGGTCCTCTCTTCTTGCAGCGGGCAAGAACGAAGAGGCGGTGAACGCTCTTGGGAACGCGGCCGCGGCCGACCCAATGGCCGAGACACTTCAGCCAGTGCTCTCAGTCTTGGCGTATGCGCTTTTCGTCAAGGGTGATTTCGAGCACGCACTAAACGTTTACAGAATCGTCTCGTCCTTTGCCGCTTGCAGCCAGTCGAGCATAATGGGGAGAATCGGGGCGGCTGCGGCCCTGGGGAACCTAAGTGAGACCTTGGCCTCTTCGTGGTGCGCCGACACCTCGGACGATGACATCCGCGACGAGCTCCTCAACGTCTGGCCAAAACTTAGGCGCTACCTCAGAAGCATGGGCAGAAGCGCCTCGACGAGCTACACGACAGGTTTGCTGGCAGAGGCGTTAGGAGAAAAGAAGTCCGCAGGCAAAGCCTTCAAAAAGGCGCTCTCTAGCAACAGCAGTCATGTTGGCAGCATCATCCATCTCCTCAGCAACTCTTCGGCCAAAGAGAAGCACACAAAGCTCCCTGCAATCATAGAGAAGAACTTTGGTCTAGCCTCCGACATGGAACTTGAGGCGCTTGCCAACGCGCTCTCGCGCTCGCCCAGCCACTCGCATTGCGCTAATGAGGCGCTCCCGGAAATGCCGCTGCTTTTTTCTGACGGAAACCTGTCAAGAGTGGCACTAGCCTCGGGACTGGACAAGGATAGCTTCGCACGTCACAATGAGACCGGCTGTTTGGACGGCGCAACACTCGCACTGGACGTTGGCGAGTCTGGTGCTTACTTTCTGTCCTTCGAGATCACGCCCTTTGGCCTACAAGGGCGCTTCCGGTCGGTCATCGTTATGTTACTCGATGGCAAGCCCATAGAGGTGGTGCCTCTTGAGCCTGGCAAAAAGCAATTTGGCAAGGTGCTGATTCTCTCGGCAGACGTCCATAGCTTGCAGCTGGTTCACGATGTCTTCTCGCTCAAGGCTGAATCGAATGCACGAAGAGCTGACTTGCGCAAGTTCGCAATATCGCACGTAACCCTAGTCCCTATTGCCGAGCTAAGAGAGGGCTCTGTATGCGAGAGGGGACCCGCTGTCCCTGTCGATATAGTCTCGGTCAGCAGCGGGGCATATCATGGCCCTGAGGGGGACATCTTCGTTGATGGTGAGCAGGTGTCCTACCAGATGCCCGGGTTCAACATCGCGGCCATTGACCACGCCAGTGGACTACTGCTCAATTCTGTCAACCTTGTGCCCGCAGATGACCCTTCGACTGAATCGAAGCTCAAAGCCCTGATCGAATCCCTCAAGGTATCCACCATTGTGGCTGTGGCTGTCTCTAGCGACGGAGCATATAGAGCAACGAGACCAATTAACGAGTGCCTCAATTCTCTCGGCGCCGAAAACGGACTGACGCTGGATACATCGTGGGCACAGCAAATCTCAGAAATCTGTGGCGTGGAAATCGAAAAAAGAGACAGGAAAACGCGGGGAATGCTCTTCCCGGCAGGCTTCAGACATTCGTACTCGCTCATCGGCGCAAAGGGTGTGAAGAGTGGGCAAGCTCTTGAGCAGACCGGCTGGGACAAGAGCGTTATCGCGGTCGCAGGAAGGAATAAGACCGCAGAGTTCTTAAACATCCTCTCGCTATGTAAACAGCAGCTCTGGTCAGAATGCGCCCGACAACTTTCAACATTTTTCTCAGAAGGCAATGTGTCTTTCGTCAGAAGACTGCCTCTTTATGATGAGAGCTTCCGCGAGAAAGTTGTGCCGTTGCTTCAGTCAACAGACCCGGGACTTTTTGTGGCTCTAGGGAAGCGCTTGGACCAGTGCTCAATGCCTGAGCAGGCTCTGTCGGCGTTCGACAAAAGTCTCTCCGTTTTGGAGAATCCTAATGCCTATTTCGCAAAGGGAATTCTCTTGGCAAAAATGCACAACTACAACGCAGCCCACAAAGCCTACCTGTCGGGAGCCTCGATCTCACCAATTCCGAGAGTGATGCGCCTCGAGGAGATAGTTGAAGACATCAAGTTAACCTGCATAGACACGATCTTCGTAGCAGCTTCAAATGGCGTGTCCTATCATTACGTAAACGGAGTTAGAGTTGTATTAGGTAGCAATACATGGACGCTATCGGCCGTCGATCCAAAGACCGGCGCTCTCCTCTGTGCAAAGACGTTGAGCAAAGACGATCCTCTCGCACTGGCTAAAGCCATCGATGGGTTTAAGAACGGCTCGGTGATTGTGCTTGCATACTCAGGCTCAAAGCCGGCCGAGATCAGCCCGGTTCTCAGCAATGCAATAAACCAGTCTATAAGACGCCAGGGCCTACCTCAAAATGCCTACAAGAACCTCGTTCTCGTGGGCTATAAACTCCGGAAACCGAGAGGCTTCTGCAGTGCATCATTGGACGGGGCTTCTCTAATGGTGACTCGGGACTTGGAGCACGAACAAGCCAAGATAGAGTAA
- a CDS encoding sugar transferase codes for MVFSDTLSTIISIILTYWIRVNLLEDTRFVTPFLHDITTYLWTIPFVCILWVFIFSSKGLYRPRRGISGMGEFREIVRAITFGVVIIMAASFLRKFDYSRLIVLSFWVCNIVLVGSSRASIRYFQRKRMKKGYGKTRVIIVGAGETATLIIDRMKRAEDLGYQIIGIVDDDKSLSMTGTVLGLPFLGYIHQLPQIIDKFQAKEVFFAKPNMDHDQILNIVAGCEETETSFRIVSDLFGIMTGKTEIDNVADTPIIDLTGPRTSALRHLSKLVMDFCFAVIILLLSLPLWIIISLAIKLDTKGPVLFKQTRVGEKGKEFTICKFRTMFSNVNTFEHSPTHKKDKRITRVGRVLRRTSLDELPQLLNVINGDMSLVGPRPEMPFIVAQYDRWQRKRLDVKPGITGLWQVFGRKNLPLEQNLQYDFYYIKNRSILMDLIILLKTIKAVIIGKGAY; via the coding sequence TTGGTCTTCTCTGACACTCTTTCAACCATAATCTCCATAATACTTACCTACTGGATAAGGGTCAATCTACTTGAAGACACAAGATTCGTAACACCCTTTCTGCATGACATTACTACATATCTCTGGACAATCCCGTTTGTCTGCATTCTATGGGTGTTCATATTCTCGAGTAAGGGGCTTTACAGGCCAAGAAGGGGCATCTCGGGAATGGGTGAGTTCCGGGAGATCGTTCGAGCGATAACTTTCGGTGTCGTAATAATAATGGCCGCCTCTTTTCTTAGGAAGTTCGACTATTCAAGGCTCATTGTGCTCTCATTTTGGGTCTGCAATATTGTACTAGTCGGCTCATCCAGAGCGAGCATAAGATACTTCCAAAGAAAGCGCATGAAGAAAGGATATGGGAAAACCAGGGTAATTATTGTGGGAGCAGGTGAGACCGCGACGCTGATTATAGATAGGATGAAGAGGGCTGAGGACCTGGGATACCAAATAATTGGTATCGTTGATGACGATAAATCGCTCAGTATGACCGGGACAGTTCTTGGCCTACCTTTTTTGGGCTACATACACCAGTTACCACAAATCATCGATAAATTCCAGGCAAAAGAAGTATTCTTCGCAAAACCTAATATGGATCACGATCAGATACTAAACATCGTAGCAGGCTGTGAGGAGACAGAGACCTCATTTAGGATAGTTTCAGATTTATTTGGAATAATGACTGGTAAAACTGAAATAGACAATGTTGCCGACACTCCCATTATTGATCTAACAGGGCCAAGGACGAGTGCTTTAAGGCACCTATCAAAATTAGTTATGGACTTCTGTTTCGCAGTAATCATATTACTTCTGTCACTACCTCTTTGGATCATAATCTCCCTGGCCATAAAGCTCGACACGAAAGGTCCTGTCCTGTTTAAGCAGACTAGAGTCGGTGAAAAGGGTAAAGAGTTTACGATCTGTAAATTTAGAACTATGTTTTCTAATGTCAATACTTTTGAACACTCACCAACTCACAAGAAAGATAAACGTATTACAAGAGTAGGGAGAGTCCTCAGACGCACGAGCCTCGATGAGCTACCACAGCTTCTGAACGTGATCAACGGTGACATGAGCCTCGTCGGCCCAAGACCTGAGATGCCATTTATTGTAGCTCAATACGATAGATGGCAGAGAAAGCGGCTCGACGTGAAGCCTGGAATAACAGGCCTATGGCAAGTGTTTGGAAGAAAAAATCTCCCTCTTGAGCAGAATCTCCAGTACGACTTCTACTACATCAAGAATAGGTCAATACTTATGGACCTCATCATTCTTTTGAAAACCATTAAAGCTGTTATTATTGGTAAAGGAGCTTACTAG